Proteins from one Amycolatopsis endophytica genomic window:
- a CDS encoding AMP-binding protein — MIIRSPFPDLDIPGTTLTGLLFGDEPSDAPALIDPAGRVTTRRQLDERVRRIAAGLHARGTGRGSVVGLFAPNSPEWIAAFHGILRANAVVTSANVLYTATELAHQLVDSGASLLVTTAGLLDVATAAAEKAGIAEVLTLDDAPGHRRIDTLPGAAPPLLTGPGDTAVLPYSSGTTGPAKGVVLTHRNLVANVLQFSRMGRTTESTVLLAVLPLFHIYGMTVLMNHALHRRVPLVTMPRFDLTGMLRLIEKHRITKLYIAPPTAVLLAKSPLVDDADLSSVELVFSGAAPLDGELARSVARRLDCEVVQGYGMTEMSPVSHAVPEGTTMDPASVGVALPNVECRLVDPASGADAERGELWVRGPNVMSGYLDNPEATAATLDAEGWLHTGDVATVTADGVFSIVDRVKELIKYKGYQVPPAELEALLLTHPGIDDAAVVGVLDDDGEEIPKAFVVRRPGAALDAAEVMDYVAARIAPHKKVRRVEFLDAIPKSASGKILRTVLRAAEGPGPGIVGS, encoded by the coding sequence ATGATCATCCGCAGCCCCTTCCCCGACCTCGACATCCCCGGCACCACCCTCACCGGGCTGCTGTTCGGCGACGAGCCGTCCGACGCACCCGCCCTGATCGACCCCGCGGGCCGCGTGACGACCCGGCGCCAGCTGGACGAGCGGGTCCGGCGGATCGCCGCCGGACTGCACGCCCGCGGCACCGGCCGCGGCTCGGTCGTCGGACTGTTCGCGCCCAACTCGCCCGAGTGGATCGCGGCCTTCCACGGCATCCTGCGCGCGAACGCCGTCGTGACCAGCGCCAACGTGCTCTACACCGCCACCGAACTGGCCCACCAGCTCGTCGACTCCGGTGCGAGCCTGCTGGTCACCACGGCGGGCCTGCTCGACGTCGCCACCGCGGCCGCCGAGAAGGCCGGTATCGCCGAAGTCCTGACCCTGGACGACGCGCCGGGCCACCGCCGGATCGACACGCTGCCCGGCGCGGCACCGCCGCTGCTGACCGGACCCGGCGACACCGCGGTCCTGCCGTACTCCTCCGGCACGACCGGACCGGCCAAGGGCGTCGTCCTGACCCACCGGAACCTGGTGGCCAACGTCCTGCAGTTCTCCCGCATGGGCCGCACCACCGAATCCACGGTGTTGCTCGCCGTCCTGCCGCTGTTCCACATCTACGGCATGACCGTGCTGATGAACCACGCGCTGCACCGGCGCGTCCCGCTGGTCACGATGCCGCGCTTCGACCTCACCGGGATGCTGCGGCTGATCGAGAAGCACCGGATCACCAAGCTCTACATCGCGCCCCCGACCGCGGTCCTGCTGGCGAAGAGCCCACTCGTCGACGACGCTGATCTCTCCAGCGTCGAGCTGGTGTTCAGCGGCGCGGCGCCACTCGACGGCGAACTGGCGCGGTCGGTCGCGCGCAGGCTGGACTGCGAGGTGGTGCAGGGCTACGGCATGACCGAGATGTCCCCGGTCTCGCACGCGGTTCCCGAGGGCACCACCATGGATCCGGCGAGCGTCGGCGTCGCGCTGCCGAACGTCGAATGCCGCCTGGTGGATCCCGCTTCCGGTGCCGACGCCGAACGCGGCGAACTGTGGGTGCGCGGGCCCAACGTGATGAGCGGCTACCTCGACAACCCCGAGGCCACGGCGGCGACCCTCGACGCGGAGGGCTGGCTGCACACCGGCGATGTCGCGACCGTCACCGCGGACGGGGTGTTCTCGATCGTCGACCGGGTCAAGGAACTGATCAAGTACAAGGGCTACCAGGTGCCGCCCGCCGAGCTGGAGGCGCTGCTGCTCACCCATCCCGGCATCGACGACGCCGCCGTGGTCGGTGTCCTCGACGACGACGGGGAGGAGATCCCGAAGGCGTTCGTGGTCCGGCGGCCCGGTGCCGCGCTCGACGCGGCCGAGGTCATGGACTACGTGGCGGCGCGGATCGCCCCGCACAAGAAGGTCCGCCGTGTCGAATTCCTCGACGCGATCCCGAAATCGGCGTCCGGGAAGATCCTGCGCACCGTGCTGCGCGCCGCGGAAGGACCGGGGCCGGGTATCGTCGGGTCCTGA
- a CDS encoding Cmx/CmrA family chloramphenicol efflux MFS transporter — protein sequence MEPPAGQVIAERSTRMPAAVWIIGAGIFAQGTSELVLAGLLPELARDLSVTIPRAGLLISGFALGMLVGAPVLAVTTLRWPRRRAMLAFLAVFVAAHVVGALTGSYAVLFAMRFLGAFVYAGFWAVGGSAAMALAGPRRRGQAMSVVAGGLTVATVLGLPAGTWIGQHLGWRGAFWTVAALSLLAAVAVAAGVPDLRPTTAPRARDELRGMAVPRLWLSYAKTAVATAALLGTFSYLGAMLVDTTGLAAAWVPLVLLTYGVGALAGVAVGGTAADRYPRGVLGAGFAVLVVASVLLALTAHHVAPVVVLVLVLGFAGFATNPALNSRVAGIAPAAPTLAVAGNTAAFNVGISAGPWLGGMALTAGLGYPAVPWIGAALAVVAIALWLLDVHLTRRAVPVAGAAETCTV from the coding sequence GTGGAACCACCGGCAGGACAGGTGATCGCGGAGCGGAGCACCCGGATGCCCGCCGCGGTCTGGATCATCGGCGCCGGGATCTTCGCCCAGGGCACGAGCGAGCTGGTGCTTGCCGGGCTGCTGCCCGAGCTGGCGCGGGACCTGTCGGTCACCATCCCGCGAGCGGGCCTGCTCATCTCAGGGTTCGCGCTCGGCATGCTGGTGGGTGCGCCGGTGCTGGCCGTGACGACGCTGCGCTGGCCGCGCCGCCGTGCGATGCTCGCGTTCCTGGCGGTCTTCGTCGCGGCGCACGTCGTCGGCGCGCTCACCGGCAGTTACGCGGTGCTGTTCGCGATGCGGTTCCTCGGTGCGTTCGTCTACGCCGGGTTCTGGGCCGTGGGCGGAAGCGCGGCGATGGCGCTCGCCGGGCCGAGGCGGCGGGGACAGGCGATGAGCGTCGTCGCGGGCGGGCTGACCGTCGCGACCGTGCTCGGGCTGCCCGCGGGCACCTGGATCGGGCAGCACCTCGGCTGGCGGGGTGCGTTCTGGACGGTCGCCGCGCTGTCGTTGCTCGCCGCTGTCGCCGTCGCCGCGGGGGTGCCCGACCTGCGTCCCACCACGGCTCCCCGGGCTCGCGACGAACTGCGTGGCATGGCCGTGCCCCGATTGTGGTTGTCCTACGCCAAAACCGCGGTCGCGACGGCGGCTTTGCTGGGCACGTTCTCCTACCTCGGGGCGATGCTCGTCGACACGACCGGTCTTGCTGCGGCCTGGGTGCCGCTGGTGCTGCTCACCTACGGCGTGGGCGCGCTCGCGGGGGTCGCCGTGGGCGGGACGGCCGCCGACCGGTACCCGCGTGGTGTGCTGGGCGCAGGGTTCGCCGTTCTGGTGGTGGCCTCGGTCCTGTTGGCCCTGACCGCACACCACGTCGCGCCGGTCGTCGTGCTGGTGCTGGTGCTCGGCTTCGCGGGGTTCGCCACCAATCCCGCGCTCAACTCACGCGTCGCCGGAATCGCCCCCGCGGCCCCGACCCTCGCGGTGGCGGGCAACACCGCGGCGTTCAACGTCGGCATCAGCGCCGGGCCGTGGCTGGGCGGAATGGCGCTCACCGCGGGGCTCGGTTACCCGGCGGTGCCGTGGATCGGGGCGGCTCTTGCGGTGGTCGCGATCGCGCTCTGGCTGCTCGATGTCCACCTGACCCGCCGCGCCGTTCCGGTGGCCGGTGCCGCGGAGACCTGCACGGTGTGA
- a CDS encoding ABC-F family ATP-binding cassette domain-containing protein, producing MSATLAVKALAAGHGDRTLFSGLDLVVAPGEVTGLVGVNGAGKSTLLRLLAGLEKPEEGQIRLDPPAATVGHLPQEPERRPGETVYAFLARRTGVAAAQAELDVATEALTEGAPGADDTYAAGLERWLSLGGADLDDRAGEVAAEVGLTVDLDQPMTALSGGQAARAGLASLLLSRYDVFLLDEPTNDLDLDGLARLEKFVTGLRAGTVLVSHDREFLARTVDRVLELDLPQRQVRLFGGGYESYLEERAVARRHEREEYEQYASTRAALEERARTQRAWMEKGVKNARRKASDNDKAGRKFRAEATEKQAAKARQTDRMIERMEVVEEPRKEWELRMEIAAAPRAGAVVATLSGAVVRRGGFTLGPVTLQVDWADRIAITGANGAGKSTLLAALLGRLPLDEGTASLGPGVVVGEVDQARRLFLGDDPLASAFGQEVPELADADVRTLLAKFGLKSAHVLRPAATLSPGERTRAALALLQARGVNLLVLDEPTNHLDLPAIEQLESALDRYPGTLLLVTHDRRMLEAVHVTRRLAVAAGMVRES from the coding sequence ATGAGCGCCACTCTCGCGGTGAAGGCACTGGCCGCCGGTCACGGTGACCGCACCCTGTTCTCCGGGCTCGATCTGGTGGTCGCGCCGGGCGAGGTGACCGGGCTCGTCGGGGTCAACGGCGCGGGCAAGTCGACCCTGCTGCGGTTGCTCGCCGGCCTGGAGAAGCCGGAGGAGGGGCAGATCCGGCTCGATCCGCCCGCCGCGACGGTCGGGCACCTGCCGCAGGAGCCGGAGCGGCGTCCCGGCGAGACGGTGTACGCGTTCCTGGCTCGCCGCACGGGTGTCGCCGCCGCGCAGGCCGAACTCGACGTGGCCACCGAAGCGCTCACCGAAGGCGCGCCGGGCGCCGACGACACCTACGCGGCGGGGCTGGAGCGCTGGCTTTCCCTCGGCGGTGCCGACCTGGACGACCGGGCGGGTGAGGTGGCCGCCGAGGTCGGGTTGACGGTGGACCTGGACCAGCCGATGACCGCGTTGTCCGGCGGGCAGGCCGCGCGTGCCGGGCTGGCGTCGCTGTTGCTGAGCCGCTACGACGTGTTCCTGCTCGACGAGCCGACCAACGACCTGGACCTGGACGGCCTGGCCCGGCTGGAGAAGTTCGTCACCGGGCTGCGTGCCGGGACGGTGCTGGTCAGCCACGACCGGGAGTTCCTGGCCCGCACGGTCGACCGGGTCCTCGAACTCGACCTGCCGCAGCGGCAGGTCCGCCTCTTCGGCGGTGGTTACGAGTCCTATCTGGAGGAACGGGCGGTCGCGCGGCGGCACGAACGCGAGGAGTACGAGCAGTACGCCTCGACGCGGGCGGCACTGGAGGAGCGAGCCCGCACGCAGCGGGCGTGGATGGAGAAGGGCGTCAAGAACGCCCGCCGGAAGGCGAGCGACAACGACAAGGCGGGCCGCAAGTTCCGCGCCGAGGCCACCGAGAAGCAGGCGGCGAAGGCCCGCCAGACCGACCGGATGATCGAGCGGATGGAGGTCGTCGAGGAGCCGCGCAAGGAGTGGGAGCTGCGGATGGAGATCGCCGCCGCTCCCCGGGCGGGTGCGGTGGTGGCGACGTTGTCCGGCGCGGTCGTGCGGCGCGGCGGGTTCACCCTCGGGCCGGTGACACTGCAGGTCGACTGGGCGGACCGGATCGCGATCACCGGCGCCAACGGTGCCGGTAAGTCGACACTGCTGGCCGCCCTGCTGGGACGACTGCCGCTGGACGAGGGCACCGCGTCGCTGGGGCCGGGCGTGGTCGTCGGCGAGGTGGACCAGGCGCGGCGGCTGTTCCTCGGGGACGATCCGCTCGCGTCGGCGTTCGGGCAGGAGGTGCCGGAGCTGGCCGACGCGGACGTGCGCACCCTGCTGGCGAAGTTCGGCCTGAAATCCGCCCACGTGCTCCGCCCCGCCGCGACGCTCTCCCCCGGCGAACGCACCCGGGCGGCGCTGGCCCTGCTGCAGGCACGCGGAGTGAACCTGCTGGTCCTCGACGAGCCGACCAACCACCTCGACCTCCCGGCGATCGAGCAGCTGGAGTCCGCGCTGGACCGCTACCCCGGCACCCTGCTCCTGGTGACGCACGACCGCCGCATGCTCGAAGCGGTGCACGTCACCCGCCGGCTCGCAGTGGCGGCGGGCATGGTCAGGGAGAGCTGA
- a CDS encoding TetR/AcrR family transcriptional regulator has protein sequence MVTTRRGRPRSFDRNAALDKAIRLFWRDGYEATSVRDLTEELGIGAPSLYSAFGDKQTLFGEAVRVYHREYGGFIEEALDEEPTAEAAVTRIFTRAPGRYTRRGLPSGCLIASGDAGTTDEGARRTLCGMRKRNTALIADRIRRDVTSGVLPPGTDPEALAAHTMAVLNGIAQQARDGVPRRRLEQVAALAISAWPRA, from the coding sequence ATGGTGACGACGCGACGCGGCAGGCCGCGGTCCTTCGACCGGAACGCGGCCCTCGACAAGGCCATCCGCCTGTTCTGGCGCGACGGGTACGAAGCCACGTCCGTCCGGGATCTCACCGAGGAGCTGGGGATCGGCGCTCCGAGCCTCTACAGCGCCTTCGGGGACAAGCAGACCCTGTTCGGCGAGGCGGTCCGCGTCTACCACCGGGAGTACGGCGGGTTCATCGAGGAAGCCCTCGACGAGGAGCCCACCGCGGAAGCAGCTGTGACGCGGATCTTCACCAGGGCCCCCGGCCGCTACACCCGGCGCGGCCTGCCGAGCGGCTGCCTGATCGCCAGCGGCGACGCGGGCACCACCGACGAGGGCGCACGCCGGACCCTGTGCGGGATGCGGAAGCGGAACACGGCGCTGATCGCCGACCGCATCCGCCGCGACGTCACCTCCGGTGTCCTGCCGCCCGGCACCGACCCAGAGGCCCTCGCCGCCCACACGATGGCCGTGCTGAACGGCATCGCGCAGCAGGCGCGCGACGGTGTGCCCCGGCGCAGGCTCGAGCAGGTCGCCGCGCTGGCGATCAGCGCGTGGCCACGCGCCTGA